Proteins encoded in a region of the uncultured Paludibaculum sp. genome:
- a CDS encoding Rrf2 family transcriptional regulator, whose translation MIYSRSAEYAIRAFVHLAAVPEGKYAMVKQIAQEADIPSHFLAKILQQLARKGFLRSSKGPTGGFCLRLPAAELSILNIVDAVDGLADFERCPAGMAECNDQAPCGMHDSWKALRNRIMEYLERTTILDLAKGFEQKRKNLEKITKKAKRSTTKKA comes from the coding sequence ATGATCTATTCCCGTTCGGCTGAGTACGCGATTCGCGCTTTTGTCCACTTGGCGGCTGTCCCGGAGGGCAAGTACGCCATGGTGAAGCAAATCGCCCAGGAAGCGGACATCCCTTCGCATTTTCTGGCAAAGATCCTTCAACAACTTGCGCGCAAAGGGTTCCTCCGGTCCAGCAAAGGTCCCACGGGGGGATTCTGCTTAAGGCTGCCGGCCGCTGAACTCTCGATCCTCAACATCGTGGACGCGGTGGACGGGTTGGCTGACTTCGAACGCTGCCCGGCCGGCATGGCCGAATGCAACGATCAGGCGCCGTGCGGAATGCACGATAGCTGGAAGGCCCTGCGGAATCGTATCATGGAGTATCTGGAGCGTACTACGATCCTCGATCTTGCCAAGGGCTTCGAGCAGAAGCGGAAGAACCTGGAAAAGATCACGAAGAAAGCCAAGCGCTCCACGACCAAGAAGGCCTAG
- the clpP gene encoding ATP-dependent Clp endopeptidase proteolytic subunit ClpP, whose product MLVPMVVEQTSRGERAFDIYSRLLKENIIFLGTPIDDQVANLIIAQMLFLASEDPEKDISLYINSPGGSITAGMAILDTMNLIEPDIVTYCVGQAASMGAVLLACGTKGKRYTLPHSRILIHQPSMSGLAGQATDIDIYAREILRMREILNGVLADATGQTIEKIARDVDRDYIMEAEAAVEYGIVDKIIAKRAK is encoded by the coding sequence ATGTTGGTCCCGATGGTGGTCGAGCAGACCTCACGGGGAGAGCGTGCCTTTGACATCTACTCTCGGCTGTTGAAGGAAAACATTATCTTCCTCGGCACGCCCATCGACGACCAGGTGGCCAACCTAATCATCGCCCAGATGTTGTTTCTGGCGTCGGAAGATCCGGAGAAGGATATCTCGCTCTATATCAACTCTCCCGGTGGTTCCATCACGGCCGGCATGGCGATTCTCGACACGATGAATCTGATTGAGCCGGACATTGTGACCTATTGCGTGGGACAGGCCGCCTCCATGGGGGCAGTGCTGCTCGCCTGCGGCACCAAAGGGAAACGCTACACTCTGCCTCACTCCCGCATTCTCATTCACCAACCCTCGATGAGCGGCCTCGCCGGCCAGGCCACCGATATCGATATCTACGCCCGTGAGATCCTCCGCATGCGCGAAATTCTCAACGGCGTCCTTGCCGATGCCACCGGCCAGACCATTGAGAAGATTGCCCGCGATGTCGATCGCGACTACATCATGGAAGCCGAAGCGGCCGTCGAGTACGGCATCGTCGACAAGATCATCGCCAAACGAGCCAAGTAG